One segment of Rhodopirellula baltica SH 1 DNA contains the following:
- a CDS encoding universal stress protein, producing the protein MNDFENILVYAGTEQPETSVSKATELALANGARLTLMDVVKPIPRALGMLTDVAQPKELEKLVAEDHRRRLLNIAADYSDTGLSMDVVVAIGDPATEITRQVIHDDHDLLIKTADGFSAAGRLFGSVAKSLLRLCPCPVWLLKPDIHGEFDRVLVAIDVDSHDAAHTQLNRRMLELAYSIAQRDKAHLHVVAAWQLWMEESVRRHAGNDAVEDVRHEHEGKVHRALDELLQTPYAEADDVHVHLRHGAPANAIRDVADEVEADLIVMGTVCRTGVAGFLIGNTAETVVADVTCSLLALKPEGFLSPVEMSETLIVENDQPLPLI; encoded by the coding sequence ATGAACGATTTTGAGAACATTCTCGTCTATGCGGGGACGGAGCAACCGGAGACTTCGGTTTCCAAGGCAACCGAGTTGGCTCTTGCAAACGGAGCCCGGCTGACGCTGATGGACGTCGTTAAACCCATTCCGCGAGCGCTCGGAATGCTGACGGATGTCGCCCAGCCAAAAGAATTGGAAAAATTGGTCGCGGAGGATCACCGACGAAGGCTGCTTAATATCGCGGCGGACTATTCCGACACAGGTCTGTCGATGGACGTCGTCGTCGCCATTGGCGACCCGGCCACCGAGATCACTCGACAAGTCATTCACGATGATCATGACTTGCTCATCAAGACAGCAGACGGATTTTCGGCCGCGGGACGGTTGTTTGGGAGCGTCGCGAAATCATTGCTGCGATTGTGCCCTTGCCCGGTGTGGTTGTTGAAGCCGGACATCCACGGCGAATTCGATCGCGTGTTGGTGGCAATCGATGTCGATTCGCACGATGCGGCGCACACGCAGCTGAATCGCAGAATGCTCGAGCTCGCGTATTCGATCGCTCAACGAGACAAAGCTCACCTGCACGTTGTCGCCGCTTGGCAATTATGGATGGAGGAATCCGTGCGTCGTCATGCGGGCAATGATGCGGTGGAAGATGTCCGGCATGAACACGAAGGCAAAGTCCACCGGGCTTTGGATGAGTTGTTGCAAACACCATACGCAGAGGCCGACGACGTTCACGTGCATCTGCGTCATGGGGCACCGGCCAATGCGATTCGAGATGTGGCCGATGAGGTCGAAGCAGACTTGATCGTCATGGGAACCGTTTGCCGAACAGGTGTGGCCGGATTCTTGATCGGCAATACAGCTGAAACGGTTGTCGCCGATGTGACG
- a CDS encoding universal stress protein, whose protein sequence is MKKILLTIDGSNASLDAARFLVRLGFRQAVEIDVVTVIFEPPSQKGFLVDGWSKGWLKRKRDQATRTFEEVQAIFRDSDAELCHLIRNGHPGETIVKLANELQPDLVVVGAKGHSAVARILLGSTSDYVATHVLSSVLVVRPNEGSGRRRHLRVAIGCEPSPPAEMAFEEFTQLGWSIDNDVQVVSVTDRSSVDDSSVDEAAKEYLERIKDRLVEDSRSARARVIHSDHIGDGLVDYIESNQVDLIVVGETSRGGFERLLLGSTTRFVLRHAPSSVLIARGQSMDDVQTEQMVHQTAST, encoded by the coding sequence ATGAAAAAGATCTTGCTCACGATTGACGGTTCCAATGCCTCGCTGGATGCCGCTCGATTTTTGGTTCGTCTAGGCTTTCGCCAAGCGGTCGAAATCGACGTCGTCACGGTGATCTTTGAGCCACCGTCGCAAAAAGGATTTCTAGTCGATGGTTGGAGCAAGGGCTGGTTGAAGCGGAAACGCGATCAAGCCACTCGCACCTTCGAAGAAGTCCAAGCGATCTTTCGTGATTCAGATGCTGAGCTTTGCCACCTGATTCGCAATGGGCATCCTGGGGAAACGATCGTGAAGCTCGCGAACGAGCTTCAGCCGGATTTGGTCGTCGTTGGAGCCAAGGGGCACTCAGCGGTCGCTCGAATCTTGTTGGGTAGCACCAGCGACTATGTCGCGACTCACGTTCTCAGCAGTGTGCTGGTGGTTCGACCTAACGAAGGCTCCGGTCGCCGTCGACATCTCCGAGTGGCAATCGGTTGCGAACCCAGTCCTCCCGCCGAGATGGCTTTTGAAGAGTTCACGCAATTGGGGTGGTCCATCGACAACGATGTGCAAGTCGTCTCGGTGACGGATCGATCAAGTGTTGATGATTCATCGGTTGACGAAGCAGCCAAAGAGTATCTCGAAAGGATCAAAGATCGATTGGTGGAAGATTCGCGGTCCGCACGAGCACGCGTGATACATAGCGACCATATCGGTGATGGCTTGGTCGACTACATCGAATCGAATCAAGTTGACTTGATCGTTGTTGGTGAGACTTCACGTGGTGGATTCGAACGATTGTTGCTAGGAAGCACCACGCGTTTTGTGCTTCGTCATGCTCCATCAAGTGTATTGATCGCTCGCGGCCAATCAATGGATGACGTCCAAACCGAACAAATGGTCCATCAAACCGCCTCGACATAA
- a CDS encoding helix-hairpin-helix domain-containing protein, with protein MVVIDANSPVQAGVQIDGLQENRKIAGQLAEIANLLNEQHANEYRVNAYRSAAKTIAGLRSPVRDLLERDGVEALVALPTIGVSISGLIESAIRVGRIPLLDRLRGQSNAEHFFATVPGIGPQLSHRIYDHLHIETLPELLGAAKDGRLDRVPGIGQKRCEAIQACLSQRGVVNQLVAKPKSEPVVPIDELLEIDRDYLKRAKEGTLPKIRLSSRGSIEGDWVPVLHTEREGRHYTAMFSHTERAQQQEKTHDWVILFRDDEHDHGRWTVITAQYGELKGFRIVRGREKDCEQYYHRHNAYHQREAGHAPYPEVPVQWEREAGRFGVHG; from the coding sequence ATGGTTGTGATTGATGCCAATTCGCCCGTCCAAGCGGGTGTGCAGATCGATGGTTTGCAAGAGAATCGCAAGATCGCCGGCCAGTTGGCGGAGATTGCGAATTTGCTGAATGAGCAACACGCCAATGAATACCGCGTGAATGCTTACCGTTCAGCGGCGAAAACGATCGCGGGGCTGCGATCTCCCGTTCGCGATTTGTTGGAACGAGATGGCGTCGAAGCACTGGTCGCGCTTCCGACGATCGGCGTGTCGATCTCGGGGTTGATTGAGTCTGCGATCCGAGTGGGACGCATTCCGTTGCTAGATCGGTTGAGAGGGCAATCCAACGCGGAGCACTTCTTCGCGACTGTTCCTGGAATTGGTCCACAGCTATCGCATCGGATCTATGATCACTTGCATATCGAAACGTTGCCCGAACTGCTTGGCGCCGCCAAAGACGGTCGTCTCGATCGTGTGCCAGGAATTGGGCAGAAACGATGCGAAGCCATCCAAGCATGTTTGTCTCAGCGAGGTGTTGTCAATCAATTGGTTGCAAAGCCAAAGTCGGAACCAGTGGTACCGATCGACGAACTGCTCGAAATTGATCGAGACTATTTGAAACGGGCCAAAGAGGGGACGCTCCCGAAGATTCGATTGAGCAGTAGGGGCTCGATCGAAGGCGACTGGGTGCCGGTGTTGCATACGGAAAGAGAGGGGCGTCATTACACGGCAATGTTCTCTCACACCGAACGAGCCCAGCAGCAGGAGAAAACACATGACTGGGTGATTCTTTTTCGAGATGACGAACATGACCATGGCCGATGGACGGTCATCACCGCTCAATATGGTGAGCTCAAAGGCTTTCGAATCGTTCGCGGTCGAGAAAAGGATTGTGAACAATACTACCACCGACACAACGCCTATCATCAACGCGAAGCAGGGCACGCTCCCTATCCTGAGGTGCCCGTGCAATGGGAACGAGAGGCGGGACGTTTCGGAGTTCACGGTTGA
- a CDS encoding dihydroorotate dehydrogenase-like protein, giving the protein MSLMSIFSGVLTMPSELITSYLGMQLESPVVMGACPLTTQSEAVRQIVAAGAGAIVLPSILQEQVMHRMIKATDPFGAIERSGYQPQQDKYNGGTEAYLRTISRLKGICSVPVIASMNGSSAGQWLQYAKEMESAGADALEFNLQQAVFDSKETSNDIEARMCDLIRQVRELVVIPVAAKISQRYTNLSSMATQLRQVGVAGLVLFTHMPQWDVSTDRMHWTINWELSPTNSIGGILEGIVRARAGDQAISIAASGGVSNSEDAIKAMIAGADVVMVTSAVYRRGPDAIRDIVDGIERHVESSRFRTLQDFRAACPRDHAGDEKSVRLEYIDPLTRKQAYFDPTPVVSQQTGDSFGHQT; this is encoded by the coding sequence ATGTCGCTCATGTCAATCTTTTCAGGAGTTCTCACGATGCCCAGCGAACTGATCACAAGCTATTTGGGGATGCAGCTGGAATCGCCGGTGGTGATGGGAGCTTGCCCTTTGACGACCCAGTCGGAGGCCGTCCGTCAAATCGTTGCGGCGGGTGCTGGAGCAATCGTTCTGCCGTCCATCCTGCAAGAGCAAGTCATGCACAGGATGATCAAAGCGACGGATCCGTTCGGTGCGATCGAACGCAGTGGATACCAGCCTCAGCAAGACAAATACAACGGTGGAACGGAAGCGTATTTGCGGACGATTAGCAGGCTGAAGGGAATTTGTTCGGTGCCCGTGATTGCCAGTATGAATGGTTCATCGGCTGGCCAGTGGTTGCAATATGCGAAGGAGATGGAATCAGCCGGCGCAGATGCTTTGGAGTTCAACTTGCAGCAGGCTGTGTTTGATTCGAAGGAAACGTCGAACGACATCGAAGCTCGAATGTGTGATCTTATTCGACAGGTCCGTGAACTCGTCGTGATCCCGGTCGCCGCCAAGATTAGCCAGCGATACACCAATCTTTCTTCGATGGCCACTCAGCTTCGTCAGGTGGGTGTGGCTGGATTGGTGTTGTTCACTCATATGCCACAGTGGGACGTCAGCACTGATCGCATGCACTGGACGATCAATTGGGAATTGTCACCCACCAATTCGATCGGTGGCATCTTGGAAGGAATTGTGCGTGCACGAGCGGGCGATCAGGCAATTTCCATTGCCGCCAGCGGCGGTGTGTCCAACTCAGAAGACGCGATCAAGGCGATGATTGCGGGTGCAGATGTCGTGATGGTTACATCGGCCGTTTATCGAAGGGGCCCCGATGCGATCCGAGACATCGTGGACGGCATCGAACGGCATGTGGAATCGAGTCGCTTTCGAACCCTGCAAGACTTTCGAGCCGCGTGTCCTCGTGATCACGCGGGCGACGAGAAATCCGTTCGGCTGGAATACATCGATCCGTTGACTCGGAAACAAGCTTACTTCGACCCCACCCCGGTGGTCTCTCAACAGACCGGCGACTCCTTCGGTCATCAAACTTAG
- a CDS encoding DUF4404 family protein, translating to MQDSLNQTLRQLHEQLGELDSLDDTEREQLKDAIREIEESLDRFDIRSSELAKRLHATTQEVARNHPHVTQAAGQVADMLSQLGI from the coding sequence ATGCAAGATTCGCTCAACCAGACGCTGCGCCAACTACATGAACAATTAGGTGAACTTGATTCACTTGATGACACCGAACGCGAACAACTCAAAGATGCAATTCGCGAAATCGAAGAAAGCTTGGATCGTTTTGACATCCGTTCATCGGAATTGGCAAAGCGTCTTCACGCGACGACTCAGGAGGTTGCACGCAATCATCCGCATGTAACTCAAGCCGCCGGCCAGGTCGCCGACATGCTTTCTCAACTGGGAATCTAA
- a CDS encoding hybrid sensor histidine kinase/response regulator — protein MCRGRLCVQLGISTMKDVLTILLVEDDPDSLANMVDILELDGHVVRVARSFAEVLDADIQPDIQLAILDRRLPDGQVEDHLASLSDRLPGAEFIIVTGFANMEGTIASFKHGVTDYLLKPVHPDVIRQSVARIAKHKRMEADLQRQQRFANQLLETSETYIVVLNLKGHAVHVNKHFSEITGWQLDDLIDQDYIDHCVPETERESVREIFQQTLQGKTSSGIRNGLLTKSGRVRQIRWSDSTLRDAHGNIESVLAIGIDVTAIIDAQEAAARDHRLAAIGQTVAGLAHESRNALQRINASVELLRLDLPPETDTREEVDSIARAADELGNALEEVREYAAPIRLQRELVMLHDVWRRVWSYLAKTHADRDIELSETLCDCGCPVEVDRLRLEQVFRNLFENSLAACDDPVRIQIQCRCDGAENVLLDYCDNGPGLTPEQQRKLFDPFFTTKVKGTGLGMSIVQRILDAHDGDIRVAEPNHPGARFLIQLGKHDGAVHDNCSGECETLHA, from the coding sequence ATGTGCCGTGGTCGATTGTGCGTTCAACTCGGAATCAGCACCATGAAGGACGTGTTGACCATCTTGCTCGTCGAGGACGATCCCGATTCGCTCGCGAACATGGTCGACATCTTGGAACTGGACGGTCATGTCGTTCGCGTCGCCCGAAGTTTTGCCGAAGTCTTAGACGCCGATATTCAACCCGACATCCAGCTGGCCATCCTGGACCGCCGTCTGCCGGACGGCCAAGTCGAAGACCACCTGGCCAGTCTATCCGACCGATTGCCGGGCGCTGAGTTCATCATCGTCACCGGGTTTGCCAACATGGAAGGAACGATCGCGTCCTTCAAACATGGGGTGACGGACTACCTGCTGAAACCAGTCCACCCTGACGTGATCCGGCAAAGCGTCGCCAGGATCGCCAAACACAAACGAATGGAAGCGGACCTTCAACGTCAGCAACGATTTGCAAACCAGCTGCTCGAGACAAGCGAAACATACATCGTCGTTCTCAACCTGAAGGGACACGCCGTTCACGTCAACAAACACTTCTCAGAGATCACTGGCTGGCAGCTCGACGACCTCATCGATCAAGACTACATCGACCACTGTGTTCCAGAAACCGAACGAGAAAGCGTTCGCGAAATCTTTCAGCAAACCCTGCAAGGCAAAACATCCTCTGGAATCCGCAACGGCCTGCTAACCAAGTCCGGTCGCGTCCGCCAAATTCGCTGGTCCGATTCCACCTTGCGAGACGCGCATGGCAATATCGAGTCGGTTCTTGCAATCGGCATCGATGTGACTGCCATCATCGATGCCCAAGAAGCGGCCGCGCGAGACCATCGGCTCGCCGCGATTGGCCAAACCGTCGCGGGCTTGGCTCACGAAAGTCGCAATGCACTGCAACGGATCAATGCCAGTGTGGAGTTGTTGCGACTGGATCTTCCACCGGAAACCGACACGCGCGAAGAAGTCGATTCGATCGCTCGAGCAGCCGATGAGCTGGGCAATGCCTTGGAAGAAGTTCGCGAATACGCGGCTCCGATTCGTCTGCAGCGTGAACTGGTGATGCTGCACGACGTTTGGCGACGTGTGTGGAGCTATCTGGCAAAGACCCACGCTGATCGCGATATCGAACTGAGCGAAACACTGTGCGATTGTGGATGCCCCGTCGAAGTTGACCGTTTGCGATTGGAGCAGGTCTTTCGCAACCTTTTCGAAAACTCGCTCGCCGCTTGTGATGATCCGGTCCGAATTCAAATTCAATGCCGTTGCGATGGCGCTGAAAATGTATTGCTCGACTACTGCGACAATGGACCGGGCCTGACTCCTGAGCAACAAAGAAAGTTGTTCGATCCGTTTTTCACGACCAAGGTCAAAGGCACCGGTTTAGGAATGTCGATCGTCCAACGCATCCTCGACGCCCATGACGGCGACATTCGCGTCGCTGAACCGAATCATCCTGGCGCACGCTTTCTCATTCAACTGGGCAAGCATGACGGTGCTGTCCACGACAACTGTTCCGGGGAGTGCGAAACGCTCCATGCATGA
- a CDS encoding two-component system sensor histidine kinase NtrB has protein sequence MHDDEQLAILASVLRTAVDAIIIIDQRGTIESANIATERMFGFSPGEMIGQNVKMLMPSPDHEQHDGYLERYQKTGERHIIGIGREVTGKRKDGSLFPLHLGVSEVETDQRKLFTGILRDISELKAAEAELKQLNATLDQRVKAQAAELQQAQLELVEKEKFATLGRISGGIAHEIRNPLNAIKTSAYYLLNAQTPSPAKTQEHLTRIDRQVTVIDSAVTALSDLARLPEPQASEIDLKAMITGILRETKLPGNVTVQQHFTEELPRIWADEKQLPIVFKNLLRNARDAMPDGGSLILSARVDEPFVVVTVRDSGIGMPPEIAQRVAEPFFSTKARGMGLGMAITTAILEKNQCKMRLESEPGRGTSFDISIPIAGQSR, from the coding sequence ATGCATGACGACGAACAACTCGCCATCCTGGCATCGGTTTTACGAACCGCCGTCGACGCGATCATCATCATCGATCAACGAGGCACGATCGAATCCGCCAACATCGCAACGGAGCGAATGTTTGGATTCAGCCCCGGTGAAATGATCGGTCAAAACGTCAAGATGCTAATGCCCTCGCCCGATCACGAGCAGCACGACGGGTATCTGGAACGTTACCAAAAGACCGGTGAGCGACACATCATCGGCATCGGTCGTGAAGTCACCGGGAAACGCAAGGACGGCAGCCTGTTTCCGTTGCACTTGGGCGTCAGCGAAGTTGAAACCGATCAACGAAAACTATTCACCGGGATACTACGTGACATCAGCGAATTGAAAGCTGCCGAAGCGGAACTCAAGCAACTCAATGCAACGCTGGATCAACGTGTCAAAGCTCAGGCGGCTGAATTGCAGCAAGCCCAACTGGAGTTGGTCGAGAAAGAAAAATTCGCGACGCTCGGGCGAATCTCCGGCGGGATCGCTCACGAAATCAGAAACCCGCTCAACGCAATCAAAACATCCGCTTACTACCTGCTCAACGCCCAAACACCTTCGCCCGCGAAGACCCAAGAACACTTGACCCGAATCGATCGGCAAGTGACGGTCATAGACAGTGCTGTGACTGCATTGTCTGACTTGGCTCGACTCCCCGAACCGCAAGCTTCCGAGATCGATTTGAAGGCGATGATCACCGGAATCCTTCGCGAGACCAAACTCCCCGGCAACGTCACCGTCCAGCAGCATTTCACCGAGGAATTGCCTCGGATTTGGGCGGACGAAAAACAACTGCCCATCGTCTTCAAAAATCTGCTGCGAAACGCTCGCGACGCGATGCCGGATGGAGGCTCACTGATCTTGTCAGCTCGCGTTGACGAACCCTTTGTCGTTGTGACCGTCCGGGACAGCGGTATCGGAATGCCACCCGAGATCGCACAGCGCGTCGCCGAACCATTCTTTTCAACCAAGGCAAGAGGAATGGGATTGGGGATGGCAATCACCACCGCCATCCTCGAAAAGAACCAATGCAAAATGCGGTTGGAATCCGAACCTGGCCGGGGCACCTCGTTTGACATCTCCATTCCAATCGCTGGGCAGAGCCGATGA
- a CDS encoding response regulator, with amino-acid sequence MKSKRVLIVDDDEDICSNIKDILDDLGYQTDIAHDGRSALDLVDANRYDVVLLDYSMPGMDGATLHQQMVLLQPEIAAIMVTAYAQGDGAQRARDSGIQRVLRKPVDLGELLPLIEQLSNSPIVLVVDDDPDFCKTLWHILRERSYRVSLAHNREDGVRKALDANYQVAVVDLSLCSGQTDGCEVLQRVAEVNPAIRTILITGHREEAGEVLERCKANGLDDVCFKPLDVEALLHKIELGSIKMAQPDSGTS; translated from the coding sequence ATGAAGTCAAAACGCGTTTTGATTGTGGATGACGACGAGGATATCTGCTCAAACATCAAAGACATCTTGGATGACCTTGGCTACCAAACTGACATCGCACACGACGGCCGTTCGGCGCTGGATCTTGTCGACGCCAATCGCTACGACGTCGTGTTGCTGGACTACTCCATGCCAGGCATGGACGGGGCAACACTTCACCAGCAAATGGTGCTGCTTCAACCTGAAATTGCGGCGATCATGGTCACCGCCTACGCCCAAGGCGATGGTGCGCAGCGTGCTCGCGATAGTGGTATCCAACGAGTGCTTCGCAAACCCGTCGACCTCGGCGAATTGCTTCCGCTGATCGAACAACTGTCCAATTCTCCGATCGTACTGGTGGTCGATGATGACCCTGACTTTTGCAAAACGCTCTGGCACATTCTTAGAGAGCGTTCCTATCGGGTCAGCTTGGCTCACAACCGAGAAGATGGCGTTCGCAAGGCACTCGATGCCAACTATCAAGTCGCGGTGGTCGACCTGAGTTTGTGCAGCGGACAAACCGATGGTTGCGAAGTTCTTCAGAGGGTCGCCGAGGTCAATCCCGCCATCCGGACGATTTTGATTACTGGACACCGGGAAGAAGCCGGCGAAGTCCTCGAACGCTGCAAGGCCAACGGACTCGACGATGTTTGCTTTAAACCATTGGACGTCGAAGCGCTGCTCCACAAAATCGAACTTGGCAGCATCAAAATGGCACAACCTGACAGCGGTACTTCTTGA
- a CDS encoding thiol:disulfide interchange protein: MWIQRHLGMLACRFWISAIAIEKTSFTIALDQWWIALNTLRRKTSVAILPTVVMIGGLLALGSMLFWCNHEPATRDAEAMQWSVYSRAAFERTELEEKPVSVLYFANWALSADPKGGLSAPVISHSLVDAGFVLMSADLTDSDVHDFDELKRLGFKSVPVLVLYPRTGMPVGFCGGASVSSIVHAIEEFGRYEDGQPSGPAME, translated from the coding sequence ATGTGGATCCAACGACATTTAGGGATGTTGGCTTGTCGGTTTTGGATATCTGCAATTGCTATCGAAAAGACATCGTTTACGATCGCGCTGGATCAATGGTGGATCGCTTTGAATACGCTCAGGAGGAAAACCAGTGTTGCCATTTTGCCGACTGTCGTCATGATTGGCGGGCTGCTGGCATTGGGATCCATGTTGTTCTGGTGCAATCACGAACCGGCAACACGTGATGCGGAGGCGATGCAGTGGAGCGTGTATTCGAGGGCAGCATTCGAAAGGACTGAACTGGAAGAAAAACCAGTCTCCGTTCTCTATTTCGCCAATTGGGCTCTATCCGCCGATCCAAAAGGTGGACTTTCCGCGCCAGTCATCTCCCATTCTCTCGTTGATGCTGGTTTTGTCTTGATGTCGGCTGATCTGACGGACTCAGATGTGCACGACTTTGATGAACTCAAGCGGCTCGGATTCAAATCGGTCCCAGTACTCGTTCTCTATCCTCGAACGGGGATGCCGGTTGGATTTTGCGGAGGTGCTTCCGTATCGAGCATTGTCCATGCGATCGAGGAGTTCGGGCGATATGAAGATGGCCAGCCGAGCGGTCCCGCCATGGAGTGA
- a CDS encoding ABC1 kinase family protein, giving the protein MELIEVPQLIRNVERFREVVTILTRHGLADWMSGVPSIWPERLRGAADESMTTAGRIRVAFGELGTTFIKLGQVLSTREDLVGSELACELAQLRANTPSDPPDVVIAMIESELGAGMEKLFLTFDSTAMASASIGQVHRATTHDGDDVVVKVQHPGIERRIVNDLEIMQKLAEIAEQQSERLSQYRPVDTIREFQRSLMRELDFQRELKNMNRFRANFKDEPDVHFATPYPTLSSRRVLTMQRLDGISISSKAALMKSGADLNEVAHRGAVVFLDMIFRDGFYHADPHPGNLMLLNQRHSDATPPVKQVIGLLDCGMVGRIDDVLKEDLEAALIAAVTGDAESIAEIAVRLGDVPCDFDEPSLVSEIHDMLDDYSDQKIREFDVSACLRDVTGIIREHRIYLPAKVAMLLKVLAMLEGTAHQLDPNFSLAELLEPYGQRAMRRRLSPRRVFERIKNRVEDWDHLLSILPKDLGDVLHSLKQGNFDIHLQHRRLEPIVNRLVMGILTAALFVGSASLWSSGVPPLLFGVSIPGMLGCSLAMFMGVRLSWQISRVR; this is encoded by the coding sequence ATGGAATTGATCGAAGTCCCGCAGTTGATTCGCAATGTCGAGCGTTTTCGTGAAGTGGTGACGATTCTAACTCGGCATGGCTTGGCGGATTGGATGTCGGGTGTCCCGTCGATTTGGCCGGAACGATTGCGGGGTGCGGCGGACGAATCCATGACAACCGCCGGACGGATTCGGGTCGCGTTTGGAGAGTTGGGGACGACGTTCATCAAGCTCGGACAAGTCCTGAGTACTCGCGAAGACTTGGTTGGCAGCGAACTGGCGTGCGAGTTGGCTCAGCTTCGTGCGAATACGCCCAGCGATCCGCCTGACGTGGTGATTGCAATGATCGAATCAGAGTTGGGGGCGGGAATGGAGAAACTTTTCCTAACGTTTGATTCGACCGCGATGGCATCCGCATCCATTGGCCAAGTTCATCGCGCCACGACACATGACGGCGACGACGTGGTTGTGAAGGTCCAGCATCCAGGGATCGAACGACGAATCGTCAATGATTTGGAAATCATGCAGAAGTTGGCTGAGATCGCGGAACAGCAATCCGAGAGACTGTCTCAGTACCGTCCGGTCGATACGATTCGAGAATTTCAACGATCGCTGATGCGTGAGTTGGATTTCCAACGCGAGTTGAAAAACATGAACCGGTTTCGAGCCAATTTCAAGGACGAACCGGACGTGCACTTTGCGACTCCGTATCCAACGTTGAGTTCGCGACGCGTGTTGACGATGCAGCGACTCGACGGGATCAGCATCTCAAGTAAAGCGGCTCTGATGAAATCGGGGGCCGACCTGAACGAAGTCGCTCATCGAGGCGCGGTCGTGTTTCTCGATATGATTTTTCGCGATGGTTTCTACCACGCCGATCCCCATCCGGGAAACTTGATGCTTCTGAATCAGCGGCACTCAGACGCTACGCCGCCTGTGAAGCAAGTGATTGGGTTGCTGGATTGTGGCATGGTCGGTCGGATCGACGATGTGTTGAAAGAGGATTTGGAAGCGGCTTTGATCGCTGCGGTGACCGGTGACGCGGAATCGATTGCCGAAATCGCGGTGCGATTAGGCGATGTGCCATGTGATTTTGATGAGCCCTCACTAGTGAGCGAAATCCATGACATGCTGGATGATTACTCGGATCAGAAAATCCGCGAATTCGATGTCAGTGCTTGTCTGCGAGATGTAACGGGGATCATCCGTGAGCATCGGATCTATTTGCCCGCGAAGGTTGCGATGCTGTTGAAGGTTCTGGCGATGTTGGAAGGAACCGCACATCAGCTCGATCCGAACTTCAGTTTGGCAGAATTGTTGGAACCCTATGGGCAGCGTGCGATGCGTCGTCGTCTTTCGCCGCGGCGGGTTTTTGAGCGAATCAAGAACCGGGTGGAGGACTGGGACCACTTGCTAAGCATTCTGCCGAAAGATTTGGGTGATGTGCTGCATAGTCTCAAGCAGGGCAACTTCGACATTCATTTGCAACACCGCCGGTTGGAACCAATCGTCAATCGATTGGTGATGGGGATTTTGACCGCCGCCCTGTTTGTTGGCTCAGCGTCCTTGTGGAGCAGTGGCGTTCCGCCGTTGTTGTTCGGCGTTTCGATCCCCGGGATGCTTGGTTGTTCGCTGGCGATGTTCATGGGCGTGCGTCTGAGTTGGCAGATTTCGCGAGTTCGATAG